The region TCAAGGCAGAGCTGCGACCGTTCCTCATCGCCGCCAGCCTGCTGCTGATCGCCGCCGCGGTGATGACGCTCTGGTACGAACTACGCCCCTACGCCGACACGTCCGAGGACCGCAACGACCCCGAGGATTCTGCGAACGGGAATCGGCGGCAGAATGCCGAGCAGAGCACGAGCGGGTCGACGGCGGCAGGCCTTGATGAGGAACACGCTCACCACGAACCACGAGTCGCCTGGCTGCTCCTCCTCCCCGCTCTTGGGTTGCTACTCCTCGCTCCACCCGCCCTCGGCTCGTACGCCGCCGGCCAATCAGGCACCGCACTCACCGCTCAACAGGACTACGACTACGAGTACCCTCCCCTGCCCGCAGGCGATCCGGCGACGACCACCGTCTTCGACTACGCCGCCCGCGCCCTGTTCGACAAGGGTGAGTCCATCGGCAACCGCCGGGTTCAACTCACCGGCTTCATCACCCCGGGACCCGACGGGCAACCGATCCTGGCCCGCATGATCCTGTCCTGCTGCGCTGCCGACGGCCGACCCGTCAAACTCGGCATGGCCGGCGACGCGCCCACCGGTCTGGCCAACGACACCTGGATCCAGGTCACCGGCCGCTACACCGACCGCGTCACCCGCGACCCCATCAACGACGAAGAGATCCCCTATATCGACGTCGAATCCTGGCGACAGGTGACCGCGCCCAAGGACCCGTACGAGTAGTCCTCCGCACCGTCGGGCACGGTCCAGGCGAGTGGGCCGCCGGAGCGCCGCGGAGGCTGGCGCTCCGGCGAGGAGAGCAGACGAAAACGCGAAAACCGGTCTTGGTCCCTACCGGCGATCGGTCACCGGCCAGAGCCTTCGGCCGCGCCGTCAGGAGTGAAGGCGCCGCCGCCGGGGCCGGTATCCAGGTAGACATGCTGATGGCCTTGGCCGGCATCAATGTTGACCTGATCGAGCTGCGTGGCGGCGACGGACCAGGCAGCCACCGCTTGGACCGCCTGCCGCTTCGCCAGTGCCGTCAGATCGGCCCGTTGAGTGGACGGCCCGGTGACGGCGAGGAGATACGACTCGACGGCCAGGGACGCCTGCTCCACCGCGCCACGCAGCCCGCCGCGCGCCACGTTGGTGGCGGTGGTGCCCGACGGAGGATTGGCGAACGGCTCCGCCGCCCGCAGCATGGTCTGTCGCCACTGGCGGGCCTGTTCGGGGCCGGGTTGCTCGCCGGTCGGCGTGTCGGCGCGCAGGGCGGTGAGAATCGGAGAGATCTCCTCACGAAGGCGGCGGGCCGTTGCCGTCAGCTCGACTATCTGCTGACTGTCGCGCTTCGCCTCGGCCTCGCGTATCTCCGCGACAGCCGCCTCGACGCCGTCCGGTCGACTGGCCGTGTAACCGGCGGCTCCTGCCACCAGAACAGCCGCGAGCCCAATCGTCGCGGCGACGACGGCGACACGTGCCATCCGGCGGCGGCTCGTGTCAGGAGCCGACAGCTGATAGGAGGGCTTACCGGTACGGCGCGACACGACATCCCCTTGCGTCGATGGAGACCTGGACGCAGCCTAGCCGTTCCGTCCGATGCCAGTCGATGCCCAGCAGCGCTCGTATCCGCCTGTGGCGGTTGGCTGGCACGATGGCCCGATGGCGACAGAGCCCGATGGACCACCTACGGAATTCGCCAGCTATGGTGCGACTCCCCCGAATCCCTACGGTGCCTACCAGGCTGCTGACGGGTTGGGTGGGATAGCGGCACCCCTGCTGGCGGCGGCGGCGGTCACGCTGCTCGGCCTGGTACTACAGATCGAGACCGTCCTGAGATGGCCGAGCCTGTCTCTGCTGCTGTTCGGCGCGGCGATCATCCTGCTGCTGCGGGCGGTTCAGTCGCATGCCCGCGCTCGTGGCTATTCGGTGACACCGAGCGAAGCTCTCGCTTGGTATCCGGACGCCGCGGACATGCAGCGGCGTCGCGTCGTCCAGTGGGAGTTACGACGTCACCAGGCCGCGTGGCGGTTCTGGATCGGCCGTGCCCGCCGCCACTACAACCTGGGCGTCCTGTTCTTGCTGATCGGCGCGGCAGTTCTCCTGGTGCCGGCCGATCCGCAGAAGCTGACCGCGACACGGTGGGCCGCGATCGCCGTGCTCGTGTGGGGATGCGTGGCGGAGACCATGGCGATCCTGATCGCCTGGCGTCGCCCTGATTGGTGGGCACGGTGGTGGGCTGCAGACCCGGATCGCCGCCGCCCGCTGCGCTGGCTCAACCGGTTGGTCCGCTGGGTCGCCCCGCCGGATCCCCCGGTCTCTCCGCCGGATCCGGACCTCACCGAGCATCCGCATCCCGGGCCGGCGGATCCACCCGGCGGCGGTCAGGCCGCTGACGGAGATCCGACACCACGGTCGGCTGGCTGACCCCACCGGCGATATCCCCTGGATCACCGTCGCTCGCGGCGCGGAGTCACGGGCAGGTCGTCCGGGTGCCGCCGCGCTACCTACGCCGGTCGGTTCTCTCCTGCCAGATACCGGTGAACCGGCAGCTGTCGAGGTGTCTGGCCTCGGGCGGGACCTGACAGATGGGACACCGATCGGGCTGTTGTGGTGGCCAGTCGCGGCTGGGTTCCTCTTCGGTCACCGTGCCAGTGTGGAGGCGCACCGTTCACTCGACAACCACCCTTTCAGCGATGGGGAGAGTGCCATGGTTGACACCGCCCAGCAGAGGTCGGTACGACGGTTGGACCTGTGCGCTGTCGACGTGATCGATCCGCTGCACTGGCGATGGGCGCTGGTCGATCCGGGCACCGGTCGGCAACTCGCCGAACACGTCGTCACGCTCGACCGGCGGCGCTGGGAGGTTGCTGCCTTCACCGACCTGCACGCCTACCTGGGCTGGCGCGCGGAGCCGGACCGGCGGGTGGCGAGTGCGGCCGAGGTTGTGGCGCGGCTCGGCGAGTTCATCGCACTGGAGGTTCTCGGCCCGGCGGTCATGGCGGAGCTCGACGGACAGACCCCGGTGCGCCTGCGGATTCGGGTGGCTGAGGCGACGTTCCTGACCGCGCTCCCCTTGGAACTGGCCCACCTGGACGGCGTCCCACTGGCCCGGAACGAAAGGGTGCAGGTGTCGTTCGCGGTCACCGCCGACAGCGCCTGCACGAAGATGCCATCGGCTACCGGTGTACGGCTACTGGCGGTATTCAGCCTGCCGACCGGGACGACCGCGTTGCGGTTGCGCTCGGAGCGGCAGCAACTGACTCAGCTGATCCGCCAGCTGGACCGCCCGGTCGAGGTGGAGATCGTCCAGTGGGGTGTGACCCGCGAGGTGCTGGCCGCCCGGATGGCACGCGACGGTGGCCCCGACGTGCTGCACCTGTCCGGTCATGGCCGGCAGAGCAGGTTGCTGCTGGAGGGTCCGGACGGTGCGCCGGACGAGATCGACGCACCGTCCCTGGTGGAGCTGCTCCGTCCGGGTCGGGACCGGCTACGGCTGGTCTTCGTCTCGGCGTGCGAGTCGGCGGCTGCGCCACCACGTTGGGTGGACCTCGACGAGCCCGGAACTCAGGTAACGGATCCCGCCGCCGCGCCGGCCAGTCTGGGGGTGCGGCTGGCACGTGAGCTGGATTGCACGGTCCTGGCCATGCGCTACCCGGTGACCGACGACGTCGCCGGCGACGTGGCCATCGCCTTCTACACCGGTCTGATCGACCGCGGCTTGGATGTTGGCGCGGCGGCGGCGCAGGCGGTCCGGAAGGTCGCCGCGGCGGGTGTGTCGGCGGCCCGACCGGCGCTGTCGCTGGCGGCGCCGGTGCTGATCGGTCGGGATGACGTCACAGTGGTGGGAGCGGACCCGCTGACCGCCCCGGCGAGTGCTCAGCCGGTCGCCGCCGACCCGCTGACGGGGTCCACCTCACCGCCGAGGCCACCGTCGGCTGGCTCCACGCCTGCGGCGCCGGACCGGTTCGTCGGCCGGGAGCAGGTGATGACTGTCGCGGGGGCCGCGCTGGGAGCGGACAGCGGCACCCCGGTCATCGTCCTGACCGGGATGGCGGCAGTGGGCAAGACGGCCTGCGCGGTGGAACTAACGCACCGGCATCGGGCCGAGTTCGACCGGGTGGTGTTCTGGTCCGCTCCCGAGCGGGACGTCGACCAGCAGGACACGGCCGGCGCCTTCCTCGACGCCATCGACAGTGGTGTCGGTGACGCCGTGGGCTCCCCGCTCGTCGCGGCCGACGATCGGCGGGGGTGGGCGACGGTGGCCGCCGAACTGCTCGACCGGTGCGACCGGCACCGGACCCTGCTCGTGCTGGACAATGCCGATTCACTCTTGACGGCGGACGGACGGTGGCGCGATCGACGGTGGTCGGACCTACTCACCGTGCTCGCTGCCCGCTCGGGACCGACCCGGCTGCTGGTTACCAGCCGGATCCCGCCGACCGCGCCCGCCGGTGCCGGGGTACGCCAGATAAGCGTCGAACCGTTGTCCGACACCGAGGCGGGGGCCCTGGTCCGGCAACTGCCCAACCTTCGGCGGCTGCTACACATCGATGATCCTGCCAGCTCACCCGGTCCAGCCGGCTCGGTGCCGGCGGACGAATCGACGTACCGGCTGGACCGGGCGCTGGTGACAGCCGTGTTGGCCGCCGCGCACGGTCATCCGAAACTGCTGGAACTGGCCGACGCCGCGGCGGTCGAGCCGGCGGAGCTGGCCCGCCTGCTCCAGGTGACCGGCCGGTCGGCCACCGACGAGCAGTGGCTCGGCGAGACGCTGACGAGCTGGACCCGGGAAACGACACGGCGGCTCGACCCGGCTGCACTGCTGGTGCTGCAGATGCTCGCGGCGGTCGAGCCGGCACACCGTTTCCCCGGCACCCTCCGCGTGGTCTGGGCCGACCTCTGGGCGGCGGTGGGTCGGCCGGGGACGGCCCCACCAAGCGATGCGCTTCTGTCGGTGCTCGTGGCTGCCGCGTTGACGCAGCGGCGGACCCTCGCGGGCACGTCGGTGCCGAAAGGTGCCGACATGGCACCGGGCACCGACGTGATCCGGTACGAGCTGCACCCGACCGTCGCTGCGACGGTACGGGCCGACACGCCGACGCACGTCACCAGCGCGGTGGACCTCGTTCTTGCCGACGCCTGGCAGCAGGTCGCCCGGGCGCAGGAAGACCGCGGCGACCGGGAAAGCACCTCGGTGGTGGTCGGCGCGTTTCTCGCGGCGGTGCCGTACCTGCTCCGGCAGTCGAGCTTCGCCCGCGCGGCCGGATGCCTCGGCGCGGCGCTGGTCCGCGACACGAGTCCACGGACCGCGCGGACCGCCCTGTCCTACGCCGCCGCTCTGGACCCTGCCACACCCGGACGGGACCTGGTCGTCGCGATGGCGCTGCAACCCCTGGACCCGGTCGAGGCGGAACGGCTGCTGCGGCAGGCGTTGTCCGCAGCTGACGAGGAGGTCGCCGCAGTCGCCGCCGGCGCCTTGGCCAACCAGTTGCACCAACAGGGACGGCTCGCCGAGGCGTTGGAGCTGGCCGAGCGACATGAGCAGTTGGTTCAGCGCGCCGGTCCGTGGAGACGAGCCGGAGCCCGGGTGACGCGGCTGCAGGTGATGCACGAGAGCGGCCAGGCCGGGCATGCACTGACCGAGGTGACCAAACTCCTCGACGAACTGCGTACCCTGTCGACGAAGCCGACCACCCCCGACGGGCCGCCGGAGAGCGACCTGGCGTGGCGCGTTCGGCAGACGGCCCTCAGCCTCGCGGTGAGTGCCGCTCTGACCCTGCAACTGTGGCAGGTCGCGCTCGACCACAACCAGGTTCTGCTGGACAGCGTCCAGCGGCGGGGCGCGGCCGAGGCGGAGGTCGCGTTCTTCTGGTTCAACGACGCCCACGCACTGATTCAGCTTGGCCGCTTCGACGAGGCGCGGAAGGTGCTGACGTACTGCCAGCGGGTCTTCGACCAGCACGGCGCCGAGTTGAGCCTGTCCCGGGCGATCGGCGCCCGGGCCCTGCTCGCCGCGAAGCAGGGCAACCTGACCGAGGCGGCGGCCCTGGAACAGACCGCGCTGCGGCTGGGCTACCGGCATCCGCTCGCCGCTGACCTGGCCGCTGGACACCAGATGCTCGGCAACCATCTCGGGAAGCTCGGCACCGATCCGGCCGGACAGCTCGGCCACCACCTGGCCGCCGCGCTGCTGACCCGGGTCACCGGTTCGGCCCTGCTGACCGCGTTCCTGCACCCGGTCGCCGCCGATCTGCACACCTACGGGCAGGGCTGGCTGCCGGCGGACCTCGCGGCGCTGGCGGCCCGGGTGGAGCGCGTCGACGGCGTGCGCTTTCTCGGGGTGGTCCACGCGCTGCTCGCCGCCGATCCGGCGGAACAGGACCGCATCTTTCGGGGGGCCGAGGCGTCGGAGCAGTGTCGCAGCCGCGCCGAGGAACAGTTCCATGGACTTCTCCAGGACGTCCGGCGTGCCGCCGGAGAGCAGGGCTTCGACCTCACCGGGAATCTGCTGCGCTGGGAGAGTCTGATGTCGATGATCGCCATGGCGGCGGAGGGTGACGTGCAGGCGAATCGGCAGCTCACCGCGATCCTGCAGCCGATGAGGCCGGGAACCGACGCAGGTGGGACAGCCGCGGCGATCCGTCGGGTGGTTGGCGGCGAGCGCGACGATGCCGCCCTGATCGCCGAGCTGCATCCCGCCGACGCCGCCGTCATCCGCCGAGTGCTGGAGACGATTCGATGGCGGGAGACAGTGCGAAGCCGCCCGCAGGACGATCGGTTTGCCCTCACCGAGGCGGACTACCGCGCCGCGGTGGACGCTGGCGATCAGGTTCGGGCGGGACTGCGGGCGGCGGAGCTCAGCGGCATGCTGCGCGTCCGCAAGCAGTTCAGCACGGCGCTGCCGTACGCGGATCAGGCCATCGCGCATCGGCGGCGAGCGGGGTTCGGGCTGTGGAGCCAGCGATTCGATCTCGGGCGGCGGCTGCAACTCCTCAACGACCTGCGCCGCTGGGGGGAGGTCCTCGCGGAGCTGGCACCGCTGCGCAACGAGTTGCGGGGCGAGCCGGGCCTGCCCAGCCGCACCGACCCGGTGAACCCGTCCACGGTACGAGACCAACTGCTGACCCTTGGACTGCTGGCCGCGGTTGCCCTGCGCGACTGGGAGTTGGCCCTCGAATTCCACGACGATCTCGCGGCGAACATGCGCTCGCGCGGCGCGGGTCGCGTCGAGCTCGCCCTGCACAAGCTGGACCGGGTCACGCTGCTGAGTCCACTTCGACGCATCGCCGAGATCGGAGAAATGTACGACGAGGTGCGAGCGGTGCTCTCGGACAACCTGGACCGGGAGACTCGGGCGGAGTTCAGCGTGGCGCTGGATCGGGCCGCGAGATCGCTGGCACCAGAGGCGCCGTGGCGTCGGCAGGCGCTGGCCGACGCGTACGACGGGATGGACAGCCAGGACGTCAGCCTTCCACTGATCGCGCTGGAGCACTACTACTTCGCGATCGGTGACGGGCCGGCCAGAACGCCGATCGCCAAGGCGTCGCACCTGCTCGCTTCGGCGGTCGTCTGCACCCTGGACGGTCAACACGCCTCCGCCGACCTGACAGTCCGGAACCTGGCGGCCCACCTGTACCAGCCGGACGGTACCCGGGCCATTCCCACCCTGGACAGCATCGTCGCCGTCGTGGAGGAGGTGCCCGGCGTACGGTTCAGGGAACTTGTCACCCAGGTGATCGGCACCCCGCCCCGGGCGGAGGTGGCGGTCGCCGACGCGGTGCAAGCCGCCTACCGAATCCCGGTGGCCGAGTTGTTCGGCCTGGACCAGGTGGTCGCGGATCACGAGACGGCGATCGCCGCGGTGGCGGCCGCTCACACCGGCGGGCTGCGGGAGCGAACGGCCTGCGAACCGCTCCTGGCCGAATTGGCGACGAAGCCGGACGGGGTACCACTCGCCGCGGCACTGCGCCGGGCGGCGGCCGGGAACCTTTTGTCGGTGGACGAGCAGGAGGCGATGCACCCGGTCCATGCGGCGATCGTCGGGGCGCTGCGCAGCAGGATCGACAGCATCGGCCGTCAGCGGTGACCCATCGGCCGGCCGCGCTCGCCGCCCTCGGTCGCCGAACCACCGATGGACCGTGAAACCGCCGGTCGACCATCGACCGGCCGGATGCTGTGGGTCGGGCCCCGAGGCGAACGCGGGTCCGGCCGCGGTGGAGACGAAGATCAACGAGGGGTGATCAGTGGTGCGAAATCGGCGCGAGTGAGGGGCTGGTCGGACAGTGAACCGTCCGCACGAGGCACCCTGAGGGGCCGGCCATCACGGGAAAACGTGACGGTGGTGACCTCGTCGCGGCTGGTGAGGGTGCAAACGATCTGCGCGAAAGCAAGGACCTCGTCGCTGCGGCCGGCGTCATCGCCGGGTTTGTCGACCACGACGCGGGCCTGGGTACCGGTCGCGGTGACACCGGCGGCGTTGACCGCTCCCGGCAGCGCGCTGGTCAGGTCGGTGTCGCGTTCGGCTGCGGTGGGTCCGGCCAGCAGATGCCGAAGTTGGTCCTCGATCGTCGGTGGCCGGTCGACGCGCCGGACGAACGAGATGATGCGGTTGTCGCGGACAAAGCAGAGCGTCTCGGCGGCAGGGCCGACTGGTGCGCTGGTGTCGGCGGGCGCAGAGCTTTGGAATGGTCCTAGCGGCACCTGTACCACCCTGGGGGCATCATCGGTGGGAATGCTGCAGCCGGTCAGCAGCGCGGCAGTCGCCAGAACGACGAGATGACGATGGTTCATGGCAGGCTCTCCGGCAGGGTGACGAGGAAGCAGGCGCCTCCGCCGGGCCGGTCACCGACGGTGACGTGTCCGGCGTGTGCTGTGGCGTGCTGTGCGACCAGCGCGAGTCCGAGCCCGGTGCCGTCGCCCGTGCCGCGGGTGTGCGCCGCTCGTCCGCGGACGAAACGGTCGAAGATCACGTCGCGGTCCTCGACGGGCACACCGGGTCCGTCGTCCTCGACTTCGATGGTGCCGGCACTACCGTCGCGGCCCAACTGGACGCCTGCCGGACCGCCGCCGTAGGTCACCGCGTTGTCGAGCAGGTTCGCCAGGATCTGTGCGACACGACGCCGCTCGACCAGCCACGTCGCCGGCACGTCGGGTGCCAGGTGGACGAGCGCCGTGGGCAGGCCGAGGGCGCGGCAGGCATCGCGGGCCAGCGCGACGACGTCCACGGGGGCCCGGTGGGCGGGCTGGTCACTGCGGGCCAGGTCGATCAGGTCGTTGACGAGCCGCTGAAAACGGTCGATCTCGTCGGCGACGAGCCCGGCGGCGATCGCGGTTCGTTCGTCCTGGTGTTCCCGACGGCGGGCCAGGACGCTGGCCGCCGCGGCGAGAGTCTGCAACGGGGAACGCAGCTCGTGGCTGACGTCGGCGGCGAAGCGGCGGTCCCGCTCGATGCGCTGCGCGAGCCGGTCGACCATCTGGTTGAACGACGAGGACAACCGGGTCAGGTCGGGGTCGCTGGCCGTGTCGAGGCGGGCGGTGAAGTCACCCGCGGCGATCTTCTCGGCCGCGTCGGCCACGGCCGTCAGCGGCCGCAGCCCGTGCCGGGTGGCGTACCAGCCGAGGGCCGCGCCGGATCCCGCGACCATGATCGCGACAGTGGTCAGGGCGAGCGCCAGGACCTGGAACGTCTGTTCCAGCTCCCGGAGCGAGTTGACCTCGAAGTACGTCGCGGACGAGGACAGGGGAACCCCGACCACCAGGACGGACTGGCCGTCGACGCGTACCCGCTGTACCGCGGGCTCGCCGTCCGCGACGACCTGACGCAGCTCGACGGGAATGGCGGCGGTGGTGCCGGGGTCGGCAGCCCGCGCGTACCACTCGCCGTCCAGGTGCAGCACCGGCCGCCGACTCCCACCCGTGTCCAGCGACCGAAGCACCTCCACCACGTCGGGGGTGTCGGTGTCGAGCCCGGCACGGACGACGGTAGCGTCGAAGTAGGCCGCGCGCAGGGCGGTGCGTTCCCGCTCGTCGAGCAGGGACCGGCGGGTCAACTCGTAGGAGACCAGGGCCATCGACGCCGAGAGCAGGAGCGCGCCGACGGCGAACGCGGCGGTCACCCGGGTACGCAGTCCGAGGCGTCTCATCGTTGCAGCTTGTAGCCCAGACCCCGCAGGGTGACCAGATGCCGGGGGTTCGCCGGATCCGACTCGATCTTCTGCCGCAGCCGGCCCACATGCACGTCTACCAGCCGTTCGTCGCCGCTGTCGTACCCCCAGACCCGTTCGAGCAGTTGCTGGCGGGACAGCACCCGGCCGGTGTGCTCGGCCAGCTCGCACAGAAGCCGGAATTCGGTGCGGGTGACCGGTACGGGTTGCCCGGCTCGGCGCACCTCTCCCCCGTCCGGGCTGATCTCCAGATCACCGATCACGAGCACCGGCACGGGCTCCGGCGCGTGCCCTGCGCCGCCGGTGCGGGCGCGACGGCGCAGGGCGCGCAGCCGCGCGGTCAGTTCCTTGATCGCCACCGGCTTGACGACGTAGTCGTCGGCACCGGCTTCGAGGGCGGCGACGA is a window of Micromonospora sp. WMMD961 DNA encoding:
- a CDS encoding TIGR03943 family protein — its product is MNRMAQACVMIFFAGAVLRATVTDLYLRYVKAELRPFLIAASLLLIAAAVMTLWYELRPYADTSEDRNDPEDSANGNRRQNAEQSTSGSTAAGLDEEHAHHEPRVAWLLLLPALGLLLLAPPALGSYAAGQSGTALTAQQDYDYEYPPLPAGDPATTTVFDYAARALFDKGESIGNRRVQLTGFITPGPDGQPILARMILSCCAADGRPVKLGMAGDAPTGLANDTWIQVTGRYTDRVTRDPINDEEIPYIDVESWRQVTAPKDPYE
- a CDS encoding AAA family ATPase, with product MVDTAQQRSVRRLDLCAVDVIDPLHWRWALVDPGTGRQLAEHVVTLDRRRWEVAAFTDLHAYLGWRAEPDRRVASAAEVVARLGEFIALEVLGPAVMAELDGQTPVRLRIRVAEATFLTALPLELAHLDGVPLARNERVQVSFAVTADSACTKMPSATGVRLLAVFSLPTGTTALRLRSERQQLTQLIRQLDRPVEVEIVQWGVTREVLAARMARDGGPDVLHLSGHGRQSRLLLEGPDGAPDEIDAPSLVELLRPGRDRLRLVFVSACESAAAPPRWVDLDEPGTQVTDPAAAPASLGVRLARELDCTVLAMRYPVTDDVAGDVAIAFYTGLIDRGLDVGAAAAQAVRKVAAAGVSAARPALSLAAPVLIGRDDVTVVGADPLTAPASAQPVAADPLTGSTSPPRPPSAGSTPAAPDRFVGREQVMTVAGAALGADSGTPVIVLTGMAAVGKTACAVELTHRHRAEFDRVVFWSAPERDVDQQDTAGAFLDAIDSGVGDAVGSPLVAADDRRGWATVAAELLDRCDRHRTLLVLDNADSLLTADGRWRDRRWSDLLTVLAARSGPTRLLVTSRIPPTAPAGAGVRQISVEPLSDTEAGALVRQLPNLRRLLHIDDPASSPGPAGSVPADESTYRLDRALVTAVLAAAHGHPKLLELADAAAVEPAELARLLQVTGRSATDEQWLGETLTSWTRETTRRLDPAALLVLQMLAAVEPAHRFPGTLRVVWADLWAAVGRPGTAPPSDALLSVLVAAALTQRRTLAGTSVPKGADMAPGTDVIRYELHPTVAATVRADTPTHVTSAVDLVLADAWQQVARAQEDRGDRESTSVVVGAFLAAVPYLLRQSSFARAAGCLGAALVRDTSPRTARTALSYAAALDPATPGRDLVVAMALQPLDPVEAERLLRQALSAADEEVAAVAAGALANQLHQQGRLAEALELAERHEQLVQRAGPWRRAGARVTRLQVMHESGQAGHALTEVTKLLDELRTLSTKPTTPDGPPESDLAWRVRQTALSLAVSAALTLQLWQVALDHNQVLLDSVQRRGAAEAEVAFFWFNDAHALIQLGRFDEARKVLTYCQRVFDQHGAELSLSRAIGARALLAAKQGNLTEAAALEQTALRLGYRHPLAADLAAGHQMLGNHLGKLGTDPAGQLGHHLAAALLTRVTGSALLTAFLHPVAADLHTYGQGWLPADLAALAARVERVDGVRFLGVVHALLAADPAEQDRIFRGAEASEQCRSRAEEQFHGLLQDVRRAAGEQGFDLTGNLLRWESLMSMIAMAAEGDVQANRQLTAILQPMRPGTDAGGTAAAIRRVVGGERDDAALIAELHPADAAVIRRVLETIRWRETVRSRPQDDRFALTEADYRAAVDAGDQVRAGLRAAELSGMLRVRKQFSTALPYADQAIAHRRRAGFGLWSQRFDLGRRLQLLNDLRRWGEVLAELAPLRNELRGEPGLPSRTDPVNPSTVRDQLLTLGLLAAVALRDWELALEFHDDLAANMRSRGAGRVELALHKLDRVTLLSPLRRIAEIGEMYDEVRAVLSDNLDRETRAEFSVALDRAARSLAPEAPWRRQALADAYDGMDSQDVSLPLIALEHYYFAIGDGPARTPIAKASHLLASAVVCTLDGQHASADLTVRNLAAHLYQPDGTRAIPTLDSIVAVVEEVPGVRFRELVTQVIGTPPRAEVAVADAVQAAYRIPVAELFGLDQVVADHETAIAAVAAAHTGGLRERTACEPLLAELATKPDGVPLAAALRRAAAGNLLSVDEQEAMHPVHAAIVGALRSRIDSIGRQR
- a CDS encoding GerMN domain-containing protein yields the protein MNHRHLVVLATAALLTGCSIPTDDAPRVVQVPLGPFQSSAPADTSAPVGPAAETLCFVRDNRIISFVRRVDRPPTIEDQLRHLLAGPTAAERDTDLTSALPGAVNAAGVTATGTQARVVVDKPGDDAGRSDEVLAFAQIVCTLTSRDEVTTVTFSRDGRPLRVPRADGSLSDQPLTRADFAPLITPR
- a CDS encoding HAMP domain-containing sensor histidine kinase codes for the protein MRRLGLRTRVTAAFAVGALLLSASMALVSYELTRRSLLDERERTALRAAYFDATVVRAGLDTDTPDVVEVLRSLDTGGSRRPVLHLDGEWYARAADPGTTAAIPVELRQVVADGEPAVQRVRVDGQSVLVVGVPLSSSATYFEVNSLRELEQTFQVLALALTTVAIMVAGSGAALGWYATRHGLRPLTAVADAAEKIAAGDFTARLDTASDPDLTRLSSSFNQMVDRLAQRIERDRRFAADVSHELRSPLQTLAAAASVLARRREHQDERTAIAAGLVADEIDRFQRLVNDLIDLARSDQPAHRAPVDVVALARDACRALGLPTALVHLAPDVPATWLVERRRVAQILANLLDNAVTYGGGPAGVQLGRDGSAGTIEVEDDGPGVPVEDRDVIFDRFVRGRAAHTRGTGDGTGLGLALVAQHATAHAGHVTVGDRPGGGACFLVTLPESLP
- a CDS encoding response regulator transcription factor, yielding MTAVLVIEDDDRIRLALLLALEDEGYDALGAATAEEGLRVQRRDPADYVLVDLMLPGLDGFECIRQLRRDDDVPIVVVSARDDTQDIVAALEAGADDYVVKPVAIKELTARLRALRRRARTGGAGHAPEPVPVLVIGDLEISPDGGEVRRAGQPVPVTRTEFRLLCELAEHTGRVLSRQQLLERVWGYDSGDERLVDVHVGRLRQKIESDPANPRHLVTLRGLGYKLQR